In a single window of the Salvia miltiorrhiza chloroplast, complete genome genome:
- the rpl23 gene encoding ribosomal protein L23 translates to MDGIKYAVFTDKSIRLLGKNQYTSNVESGSTRTELKHWVELFFGVKVIAMNSHRLPGKGRRMGPIMGHTMHYRRMIITLQPGYSIPPLRKKRT, encoded by the coding sequence ATGGATGGAATCAAATATGCAGTATTTACAGACAAAAGTATTCGGTTATTGGGGAAAAATCAATATACTTCTAATGTCGAATCAGGATCAACTAGGACAGAACTAAAGCATTGGGTCGAACTCTTCTTTGGTGTCAAGGTAATAGCTATGAATAGTCATCGACTTCCGGGAAAGGGTAGAAGAATGGGACCCATTATGGGACATACAATGCATTACAGACGTATGATCATTACGCTTCAACCGGGTTATTCTATTCCACCTCTTAGAAAGAAAAGAACTTAA